In the Gossypium arboreum isolate Shixiya-1 chromosome 10, ASM2569848v2, whole genome shotgun sequence genome, one interval contains:
- the LOC108489757 gene encoding E3 ubiquitin-protein ligase CSU1 yields MPQRHSKNNNDLAFFTYDEKRKLGYGTQKERLGKDSIKPFDACCLCLKPFIDPMSCQKGHVFCKECILECLLAQKKDIQRKLAAHAAQQKQEKEEEEERLILEKARELDAFDQQNHGALPQYNDKNHSRDKNGFHGANSVKVTSFEEEALRTMKAFWLPSATPEAPIKVDTPSTSTVCPEGKEKLKLKTLFPIYFTEDESEQKKSNLDKTYICPSCKVTLTNTLSLVAVSSCGHVFCKKCADRFMAVDKVCLVCDKPCRERNLVTLEKGGTGFAGHGDHLEATDFKHLGSGSGLGLVRPAAKT; encoded by the exons ATGCCTCAACGTCACTCGAAGAACAACAACGATTTAGCCTTCTTCACGTACGATGAGAAGAGGAAGCTAGGTTACGGTACTCAAAAGGAGAGATTAGGAAAAGATTCCATTAAGCCTTTCGATGCTTGCTGCCTTTGCTTGAAACCTTTCATCGATCCCATGTCTTGCCAAAAAGGTCATGTTTTTTGCAAAGAGTGCATTCTCGAATGCCTTTTAGCCCAGAAAAAGGATATCCAAAG GAAACTTGCTGCTCATGCTGCTCAGCAGAAACAAGAGAAGGaggaggaagaagagaggttGATATTGGAGAAAGCAAGAGAGCTGGACGCATTCGATCAACAAAATCACGGTGCCTTACCACAATACAACGACAAGAACCACAGCAGAGACAAGAATGGTTTCCACGGAGCAAACAGTGTCAAAGTCACATCTTTTGAAGAGGAAGCACTCCGGACAATGAAAGCATTTTGGCTTCCCTCCGCCACTCCAGAAGCACCTATTAAAGTTGACACTCCTTCCACCAGCACAGTCTGTCCAGAGGGCAAAGAAAAACTCAAACTGAAAACCCTTTTTCCTATCTACTTCACTGAAGATGAGAGCGAACAAAAGAAATCCAATCTCGATAAAACCTATATCTGCCCGAGCTGCAAGGTCACTTTGACCAACACATTGTCGTTGGTAGCTGTAAGTTCCTGCGGGCATGTCTTTTGCAAGAAATGTGCCGATAGGTTTATGGCTGTCGATAAAGTTTGTTTAGTCTGTGACAAACCATGCAGAGAGAGGAATTTGGTTACTTTGGAAAAAGGAGGGACAGGGTTTGCTGGCCATGGGGATCATCTTGAAGCTACTGATTTCAAGCATTTGGGAAGTGGTAGCGGCTTGGGGCTTGTAAGACCTGCAGCTAAGACATAA
- the LOC108488834 gene encoding calcium-binding protein KRP1-like: MADAIVFEDFFPAMVDKLGAEGFMKELCNGFRLLMDGEKGMITFESLKRNLALLGLQDMDDDEVVCMLREGDLNGDGGLDEMEFCTLMFRLSPALMKSSKSLLEEALVTEM, translated from the coding sequence ATGGCAGATGCTATTGTGTTCGAGGATTTCTTCCCTGCCATGGTGGATAAGTTAGGTGCAGAAGGGTTTATGAAAGAGCTATGCAATGGGTTTAGGTTGTTAATGGATGGGGAGAAAGGGATGATAACATTTGAGAGCTTGAAGAGGAATTTGGCTTTGTTAGGGTTACAAGATATGGATGATGATGAAGTGGTTTGTATGTTGAGGGAGGGGGATTTGAATGGTGATGGTGGGTTGGATGAGATGGAGTTTTGTACTTTGATGTTTAGGTTAAGTCCTGCTTTGATGAAAAGTTCAAAGAGTTTGCTTGAAGAAGCTTTGGTTACTGAAATGTAA